CTCCAGGTAGGAAAGACAGGGGTAATCACACCCGTGGCCCATCTGGAACCCGTCCATCTGGCGGGCACGACCGTGAGCCGGGCTACCCTGCACAACTTCGAGGAGATGGAAAGAAAGGACATCCGGATAAACGACTACGTAGCCGTGCAGAAGGCCGGAGAGATCATTCCGCAGGTGGTAAAGGTCATAAAGGAAAAGCGCACCGGCAGGGAACGGGTCTTTAAACCACCGGGGACCTGCCCCGAATGCGGCGGAGAGGCAAGCAAGGAAGGTGAAGGGGTCTATCTGCGATGCCATAACCCGCTCTGCCCCGCACAGGCCAAGAGACGTATAAGATACTTTGCAAGTCGTGGCGCAATGGACATCGAGGGTCTCGGCCCCGCGATAATAGACCAACTGGTAGACAGGGGGCTATTAAAAGATTACGCAAACATATACCACCTTAAACTCAGCGACCTGACAGGCCTTGAGAGGATGGCCGAAAAGTCCTCCCAAAACCTGATAGAGGCGATAGGAAAGAGTAAGACCGGAGACCTCGACCGGCTGATATGCGCTCTGGGCATACAGCACGTTGGAACACACTCCGCAGAGGTGCTGGCCGAACACTTTGGTTCCATAGACGAACTGGCTCATGCAAGACCCGAGGCACTGGAAGAAATACAAGAGATAGGACCCGTTATGGCCGCGAGTATAGTCAAATTCTTCTCTGACCACCACACCGGAGCTATAATAAAAAAACTAAAAGATGCCGGGGTAAACACAAAAAGGCGCAAGAAAAAGAGGCGGGCGGAGGAGTCTAAGATTGCCGGCATGACAGTCGTCATCACCGGCACACTGGAAAAATACACTCGCAGCGAGGCGGAAGATTTGATAAAACGTATGGGAGGCCGTGTCTCCTCCAGCGTAAGCAAGAAGACGGATTTCGTTGTAGCGGGGGAGTCACCCGGTTCGAAGCTCGATAATGCCAGAGAACTGGGCATAAAAGTGCTCAGTGAGGCGGAGCTTGAGAAACTCGCGCCCCCCACCTAAACCCTGTGCGCACAAGATGTTACCCATACCGGACGAGGCGTAACTATGGAACAAGCGATAAAAAGTGCACTAAAATCGGCGAAGGCCGATTACGATTACATTGAGATACGGCTCCAGGAAGGATACGCCACCGGCATAAACTATGTCGGCAAGGAGTTGGAGACTATATCGGAGGGCAACGTTATCGGCGGTTCCGTCAGGGCGCTGGTCAACGGCGGGTGGGGCTTCACCGCATTTAACGATATAGAGAATCTCACGGATTACGTCCACTCCGCCGTGGAGCAGGCCAGACTCCTGGGTGGTGGAGACGAGTCTCTGGTGCCCGTACCTCCAACCACAGACCACGTGAGACCACAGGTCGAGTTAGACCCGAAAGACGTATCACTCGACGACAAACACGACCTCTGCAAGAAATATAATGACATCATACTCTCACACAAAGACATTCAAACCACTAGCGTCCGCTATGCGGACGGTCACGGCACAACCTGCTTCGGCAATTCGGAAGGCAGTCTAATAGTACAGGAGACAATCTTCTGCGGGGCCATGGTGCTCGCCATGGCCAAAGACGGGATGAACGTTCAGCGCGCGTGGGAATCGGTCGGCGATCTCAGGGGATACCGGAACGTCCTGGGTCTTGAGGAAAAGTGCGAAGAGGTGGCCCGCAAGGCTATTGAACAACTGGCGGCAAAACCGGTGGAAGCGGGTATATATACCGTCATCGCAGACCCCAGACTCTCCGGGGTCTTTGCGCATGAAGCATTCGGCCACCTTAGCGAGGGAGATTTTATCTACGAAAACGAGAAGTTGAAGGAGACAATGCAGATTGGCAAGCGCTTCGGCCGTGACGACCTCTCCATAGTAGACGATGGTTCACTGGCGGGAGAGGCCGGCTACAACAAATACGACAGCGAAGGCACCCCGACACAGAAGACCTACCTCATAAAGGACGGCATACTTACCAGCCGCCTCCACTCCAGGGAGACGGCCATAAAGATGGACGAAAAACCCACCGGCAACGCCAGGGCCATTAGCTACGCGAACGAACCGATCGTCAGGATGACCAATACATACATAGAGCCGAGGAACTGGACGTTTGAAAAGATGCTCGAAGACACGCCGGACGGCATATACTGCATAGGCTCGGTGGGCGGCATGACCAACACGGAGATGTTCACCTTCAGCGCCGCCGAGGCATTCCGTATCAAGGACGGTAAACTCGCGGAAAGACTCCGCGACGTGGTGCTCACGGGGAACGTGTTCCAGACCCTTATGGACATCGACGCCATAGGCGACGACATGGCCCTCTTCGGCGGGCTGGGAGGCTGCGGCAAGGGCGGACAGTCGCCCCTCAGGGTCTCCGACGGCGGGCCGCACATAAGGATTCGAAACGTGGTAATCGGTGGAACATAATCACATGACGATAGAAGAACAGGTACTGGAACTCGCCAAAAAGAAGGCCGACTCCGCAGAGGTAATATTCGAGCAGGGCGAATCGAAATCCGTCAGCTTCGAGAATAACAAGCTGAAATACATAACCAGCAACTCCGTAAAAGGTATCGGCCTGCGGGTGATAAAGGAAGGAAGGATAGGCTTCACCACCACCACGGACCTAGGAGACCCGGAGCGTCTTGTGGGCAAGGCCGTCCGGTCTGCTAAGTTCGGCCAGGAGGCCCAGTTTGAGTTTCCCTGCCAGAGCGCCTTTTCCGAGATAAAGATATTCGATAAAGCCGTGGTGGACTACCCCACCGAGGACGCGATCTCCGGGGGAAAAGAGGCCATAGAGAAATCCCTGGCCGTGTGCCCCGAGTACCTCTGCGGTGTGGACATAGGCACTACCGTGTGGAAGAGAAGGCTGTTGAACTCCAACGGGCTGGACGTCTCCAAGGCGTCAACGTCGTTCGGCACGGGCTACAACGTCATGCTGATGAAAGACAAGGGGCTCATCGCGATATCCGAGGGTGAGGGTTCAAGGAAGATAACGACCGGTCTCATGGGCCATGTGGCGAAGTCCCTGGAGAAGATGCGCCTCTCAGAGAAGGAGGTCCGTGTCCCGCCGGGGAAATACCCGGTCATCTTCGCGGCAAAAAACATGAGTCTCCTCCTTGCCACGTTCGAGATGGGCTGCAGCGGCAAGCTGGTGCAAAAAGGCATCTCGCCTCTTGCAGGCAAACTCGGAGAAAAGCTCCTGGATGAAAGGGTGTCAATCTATGACGACGCGACTATAGACTTTGCCACGGGCAGCTACCCCCTGGACGGTGAGGGCACCCCGTCCCAGCGCACACCGTTATTTGAAAAAGGAGTGCTCAAGAACTTCCTCTTTGACCTGCAGACGGCCGGAATTATGTCAACAAAGACGACCGGCAGCGGCAGCCGCGGGTTTACGTCGCAGCCCTCACCGGGCTGCACAAACGTGATTGTCGAGACGGGCGACATGAAACTGGAGGACATGATTAAGGACATCCGCTACGGCGTGCTGGTCGACCAGGTGCTCGGCGGCGGCCAGTCGAACATGCTGGCCGGCGAATTCTCCGTAAACATCGACCTCGGCTTCCTCATCGAAAACGGCGAGTTCGTGGGCAGGGTAAAGGACTGTATGATAGCCGGTAACGTCTTCGACACCTTTAACAACATAATCGCCATCGGCTCCGAGGCCGAGTGGCACGGCTCCGACCTCATCCCCCCGTTCTACTTCAAGGACCTCCGCATCATAGGCCAGGAGGGCTGATTCCCCATATAGTAGCGGCAAAGATTACCCCGCCAACACTGTAGCGGCAGAGTTTACTCCGCCTGTACATCATTCTGCCTGTACATCATAATGTAGCGTGGCAGCTTGCTGCCACGAAAAAAACAAAGGGCGACCACAGGGAGTCGCCCCTACAATTCGATTGTAGCTGCCCCATTTATGGGGCGCGTATAAATTGCCTGATAAATCAGGCAGCTACAGAAATATTATTGTGGCGGCAGAGTTTACTCTGCTTCAACGACCGTAAATATCATTGCCTACGTCTACCAATAATAGTCGAGCAAGCCTTCGGCCTGAGGCCCTCCAGGCCGAAGGCTCGACCACGACAAACAAATATTTACCGCCGTTTCAGCTCGTCCATTATGACTGCTATCAGGATGACGATGCCCTTTATGACCCACTGGTAGAACGTGGAGACGCCCTTGAGTAAAAGTCCGTTCTCAAGCACGCCCATAAATAGGGCGCCGTAAATGGTGCCTATCACCGAACCCCTGCCGCCGAATAAACTGGTGCCGCCAAGCACCACGGCCGCGATTGATATGAGTTCGTACATATACCCCAGCTTGGGGTCGCCTGAGCCGAGTCTTGCGGCGAGTATCAACCCGCAGACGCCCGCGCACATACCGCTTATCACGTAGACCCAGAACTTTGTGTACGCGACGTTAACCCCCGAGAGCCGGGCCGCCTCCTCGTTGCCCCCCACGGCGTAGACGTACCTGCCAAACACAGTATAGCGCGTAATTACAAACAACCCCCCGGCAATCGCGGCCATTATAAACACGGGTGCGGGGATATCCCCCAC
This genomic window from Candidatus Bathyanammoxibius amoris contains:
- the ligA gene encoding NAD-dependent DNA ligase LigA, whose product is MVKEKHIRGKIEELRRQIRYHDRKYYVETQPEITDYEYDQLVRELQRQEKAHPQFITPDSPTQRVGGEPLEGFATIEHRVPMLSIGNVCTSEELKEFTVRLHRLLGEDEARKISYVTELKIDGVAVTLMYEKGVFVRGATRGDGYKGDDVTTNLKTIRNIPLRLESPGEHIPSLEVRGEVHLENKDLQALNEEREENGEPQFANPRNAAAGSLKLLNPKLTAKRRLKFIAHSIGYHEGTTINSQMDCLKTFKKLGLPVSPYNRTCNDLDDVYRYCEEWRTRKAELPYEADGIVIKVNSFDQWKKLGATSKAPRWMVAYKYPPEQAITRIKDVALQVGKTGVITPVAHLEPVHLAGTTVSRATLHNFEEMERKDIRINDYVAVQKAGEIIPQVVKVIKEKRTGRERVFKPPGTCPECGGEASKEGEGVYLRCHNPLCPAQAKRRIRYFASRGAMDIEGLGPAIIDQLVDRGLLKDYANIYHLKLSDLTGLERMAEKSSQNLIEAIGKSKTGDLDRLICALGIQHVGTHSAEVLAEHFGSIDELAHARPEALEEIQEIGPVMAASIVKFFSDHHTGAIIKKLKDAGVNTKRRKKKRRAEESKIAGMTVVITGTLEKYTRSEAEDLIKRMGGRVSSSVSKKTDFVVAGESPGSKLDNARELGIKVLSEAELEKLAPPT
- a CDS encoding TldD/PmbA family protein, with protein sequence MTIEEQVLELAKKKADSAEVIFEQGESKSVSFENNKLKYITSNSVKGIGLRVIKEGRIGFTTTTDLGDPERLVGKAVRSAKFGQEAQFEFPCQSAFSEIKIFDKAVVDYPTEDAISGGKEAIEKSLAVCPEYLCGVDIGTTVWKRRLLNSNGLDVSKASTSFGTGYNVMLMKDKGLIAISEGEGSRKITTGLMGHVAKSLEKMRLSEKEVRVPPGKYPVIFAAKNMSLLLATFEMGCSGKLVQKGISPLAGKLGEKLLDERVSIYDDATIDFATGSYPLDGEGTPSQRTPLFEKGVLKNFLFDLQTAGIMSTKTTGSGSRGFTSQPSPGCTNVIVETGDMKLEDMIKDIRYGVLVDQVLGGGQSNMLAGEFSVNIDLGFLIENGEFVGRVKDCMIAGNVFDTFNNIIAIGSEAEWHGSDLIPPFYFKDLRIIGQEG
- a CDS encoding TldD/PmbA family protein; the encoded protein is MEQAIKSALKSAKADYDYIEIRLQEGYATGINYVGKELETISEGNVIGGSVRALVNGGWGFTAFNDIENLTDYVHSAVEQARLLGGGDESLVPVPPTTDHVRPQVELDPKDVSLDDKHDLCKKYNDIILSHKDIQTTSVRYADGHGTTCFGNSEGSLIVQETIFCGAMVLAMAKDGMNVQRAWESVGDLRGYRNVLGLEEKCEEVARKAIEQLAAKPVEAGIYTVIADPRLSGVFAHEAFGHLSEGDFIYENEKLKETMQIGKRFGRDDLSIVDDGSLAGEAGYNKYDSEGTPTQKTYLIKDGILTSRLHSRETAIKMDEKPTGNARAISYANEPIVRMTNTYIEPRNWTFEKMLEDTPDGIYCIGSVGGMTNTEMFTFSAAEAFRIKDGKLAERLRDVVLTGNVFQTLMDIDAIGDDMALFGGLGGCGKGGQSPLRVSDGGPHIRIRNVVIGGT